One window of Gimesia sp. genomic DNA carries:
- a CDS encoding ECF-type sigma factor: protein MTVPPDGTTNSWDQSIYDQLHGLAERALRRESAGHSLQPTLLVNDAYLKLQEQQNLDPADRSLMLAAGATIIRRLLVDYARQRKRLKRGGNDGRGIPLHISVADDANQLDILELNDALETLASELPRAARIVELKFFGGLTGEEIAEQLDVSLRTVNNDWKYAKAWLYRELGPGTESDSADE from the coding sequence ATGACCGTACCGCCAGACGGAACCACAAACAGCTGGGATCAATCGATTTACGACCAGCTACATGGTCTGGCTGAACGGGCTTTGCGTCGCGAAAGTGCTGGCCATTCCCTGCAACCCACGCTGCTCGTCAACGATGCGTACCTCAAACTGCAGGAACAGCAGAATCTCGATCCCGCAGATCGATCCCTGATGCTGGCCGCCGGCGCGACCATTATTCGTCGCCTGCTGGTCGATTACGCCCGGCAGCGAAAACGACTTAAACGGGGAGGAAATGACGGTCGAGGAATTCCGTTGCACATTTCTGTCGCCGATGACGCCAATCAGTTAGACATCCTGGAATTGAATGACGCCCTGGAGACGCTCGCCAGCGAGTTGCCCCGGGCAGCCAGGATTGTGGAACTGAAATTTTTTGGTGGTTTGACGGGCGAGGAGATCGCCGAACAACTGGATGTCTCATTGCGGACAGTCAACAACGACTGGAAGTATGCGAAAGCCTGGTTGTATCGCGAGCTCGGTCCCGGCACAGAAAGTGATTCTGCAGATGAGTAA